From Gammaproteobacteria bacterium, a single genomic window includes:
- a CDS encoding glutamine amidotransferase: MNDSKPVLILQLRPEDDTSNSEFEAILKYGDLAAEDTHRIRIEKSGIPGLVLDDYAAVIVGGSPFDISTPEDQKIDIQVKIENDFRRLFDDIIARDFPFLGACSGCGLLGSYLATPISKKYAEPVGGTVVRLTDAGKDDPLLSDFPDQIAVLCGHKEACDILPEGTTLLLTGDDCPVQMFRLGKNVYATQFHPEGDAAGFTVRIHAYKHHGYFPPEEAEALIVAVNRENTPYAREILRRFVARYAH; this comes from the coding sequence ATGAATGATTCGAAACCGGTACTGATTCTGCAGTTACGCCCGGAAGATGACACGTCGAACAGCGAATTCGAGGCTATTCTGAAATACGGGGATCTCGCAGCAGAAGATACACACCGCATACGCATTGAGAAAAGCGGCATACCCGGGCTTGTGCTCGATGACTATGCCGCGGTGATTGTCGGCGGCAGTCCGTTTGATATCAGCACCCCGGAAGATCAGAAAATCGACATCCAGGTGAAGATAGAAAACGATTTCAGGCGCCTGTTCGATGACATCATCGCGCGCGACTTTCCTTTCCTGGGCGCCTGCTCGGGTTGTGGCCTGTTGGGTTCGTACCTCGCAACGCCAATATCCAAAAAATACGCTGAGCCTGTTGGCGGCACCGTGGTTCGGCTCACCGACGCCGGCAAGGACGACCCGCTACTGTCAGATTTCCCGGACCAGATCGCGGTGTTGTGCGGTCACAAGGAAGCCTGCGATATCTTACCCGAAGGCACGACGCTGCTGTTGACCGGGGATGATTGCCCGGTGCAAATGTTTCGACTCGGCAAAAATGTCTACGCAACCCAGTTTCATCCCGAAGGCGATGCAGCAGGTTTTACCGTCAGGATTCATGCTTACAAGCACCACGGGTATTTCCCGCCCGAGGAGGCGGAGGCGCTGATCGTCGCGGTAAACCGTGAAAACACGCCCTACGCCCGTGAAATCCTGCGCCGCTTCGTCGCAAGATATGCGCACTGA